One region of Drosophila teissieri strain GT53w chromosome 2L, Prin_Dtei_1.1, whole genome shotgun sequence genomic DNA includes:
- the LOC122626281 gene encoding uncharacterized protein LOC122626281 — translation MYFFASLLFIIPISSFAAVVTSSPPVLVWGVDTPKASSIFRPVKTAQFQEIIRNLQANNMIIIYLASELAAKDINCDVCFPYLSKIQPMNFYSQVEEPLKAVEQVAAIIWHTPQVEEMGSLEAEMELSCQKGQIHAFRFNDRNLLAHDAAMAVATYQFTDCPVVHVYTAYTEEDKALRRRTSHKTKAMPIRSEASKNTDGMPSVSDIGPQLVNYSQADNITVLRHEMVILTFRNILLATKKRPSVFSPFNRTNVQLTPGSEVVQVGLLNGLDIFGGIVLVLDTEDGPLVMELVPSQGNWYLTRIIFRNNTHHPRDLYFFGFQFSFCCTDITVYSPAAGRLSFFDFHLDILWQDKGTGLDLEYDVKPCWDCNILMTPTLTQTIFVVLIILAVFWGGMAMLLSIGRNHMLQNANDPDLHIKTDT, via the exons ATGTATTTCTTCGCAAGTCTTTTGTTCATAATTCCCATCTCCTCCTTTGCAGCGGTGGTGACTAGTTCACCACCGGTTTTGGTCTGGGGAGTTGATAC CCCTAAAGCCAGCAGCATTTTTCGGCCTGTGAAAACGGCACAGTTTCAAGAGATAATACGAAATCTGCAGGCGAATAATATGATAATCATCTACTTGGCCTCGGAG CTAGCGGCCAAGGATATAAACTGCGACGTGTGCTTTCCCTACCTCAGCAAGATCCAGCCCATGAACTTCTACAGCCAGGTGGAGGAGCCTCTAAAGGCCGTGGAACAGGTGGCTGCGATTATTTGGCACACCCCCCAGGTCGAAGAAATGGGCAGCTTGGAGGCGGAAATGGAGCTGTCGTGCCAAAAAGGGCAGATACACGCCTTCAGATTCAACGACCGCAATTTGCTAGCTCACG ACGCTGCAATGGCGGTGGCAACCTATCAGTTCACGGACTGCCCGGTGGTGCATGTGTACACCGCTTACACGGAGGAGGACAAAGCGCTCCGGCGTCGCACATCCCACAAGACCAAAGCCATGCCCATTAGATCGGAGGCATCGAAGAATACCGATGGAATGCCGAGCGTCTCTGATATCGGGCCGCAGCTGGTCAACTACAGCCAGGCTGATAACATAACCGTGCTGCGCCACGAAATGGTCATCCTCACCTTTCGAAACATCCTGTTGGCCACCAAGAAGCGCCCCTCCGTGTTCTCCCCCTTCAACCGAACGAACGTGCAGCTCACCCCGGGCAGTGAGGTGGTGCAGGTGGGCCTGCTCAATGGCCTGGACATTTTCGGTGGCATCGTGTTGGTGCTGGACACAGAAGACGGTCCGCTGGTCATGGAGCTGGTGCCATCGCAGGGCAATTGGTACCTGACGCGCATAATCTTCAGGAACAACACCCACCATCCACGCGATCTCTACTTCTTCGGCTTCCAGTTCAGTTTTTGCTGCACGGACATCACAGTGTATTCTCCGGCGGCGGGGCGACTTAGTTTCTTCGACTTTCACCTGGATATCCTTTGGCAAG ATAAGGGCACTGGCTTGGACCTGGAATACGACGTGAAGCCGTGCTGGGACTGTAATATACTAATGACTCCGACCCTGACGCAGACCATCTTCGTGGTGCTGATCATCTTGGCGGTGTTCTGGGGTGGGATGGCAATGCTACTTTCGATCGGCCGCAACCACATGCTGCAAAACGCCAACGATCCTGACCTGCACATCAAGACGGACACCTAG
- the LOC122622579 gene encoding solute carrier organic anion transporter family member 1A1, which produces MAQNTRNSDLSQIAVNANNIPDDSVDCGIKGLGWCRGPGCQKYARLRTFILVLAISGTLQGACESYFRVSAKQASFQFGWNPLLVDWLLVASGLFQAVFALAFAYWADVYHPIKWLVGTLMLQAVTCVVAVIPSIMNFADGSKAKDALLDANMCATSLAQFQKLTLTEAQSSSLTLAMLFVLQLALGMGGLAYYTLGVSYIDDNSLSHDSPAVIGAALGARVFGQQAGSFLVLGVGLTHVGWWLGWVVLAPLIFVGAVLLGLFPKRLPKTVIHQAAQRIIEQSTMRNFGSQFSTYMDDSDFWPSLKRLFNNRLLMFNLLSIMCVQSALVNYGLQEESYLQSRFFLPYNEQDGLAAEWRSAFVSYFLKPPVMAVGMLISGLIISKAQLSARKITGINIGLSIHLVAIFVGLVFVQCDVGAIAGVEGGKLKQPYCSSQCLCTPTAFMPVCPENSAVTYFSPCYAGCTKQTTINSFELYEGCSCSGDQSLNSTGQMRATAGACSADSCQSAIIIFQIMSISVAFLMGIGAVGKTLITLRAVLPQDKSLALAFELMIVGLFAYIPVHLSYDIVTRTTCVYWAPNYERCLLRETPKHGNILDILTASLILASVLFDILVYIFAKGLNLYNCKVTDNNYTPSLYAPIPHEDTTTSPSAPRGGSPVTTTTTSSPMQRRDAAPEPRIETAVFRNPSSVTTSSGGAQSIVEPSESGVTYAQVVFPPDRRKPTDGSTSPKRLAVPANVPLHLLSESDVRSQLGNLKSFNPPKQEADRGQDTVDTDDVVVTQPQVQAVLPQVQRQAQTEVPPIATDFHPNHDSPRPQSPETDF; this is translated from the exons ATGGCGCAAAATACGCGCAACTCCGATTTATCGCAGATAGCGGTCAATGCCAACAACATACCCGATG ACAGCGTCGACTGTGGCATCAAGGGCCTGGGCTGGTGCCGCGGCCCCGGCTGCCAGAAGTATGCCAGGCTGCGCACCTTCATCCTGGTCCTGGCCATCTCGGGAACCCTGCAGGGCGCCTGCGAGTCCTACTTCCGCGTGTCGGCCAAGCAGGCTTCCTTTCAGTTCGGCTGGAATCCACTGTTAGTGG ATTGGCTGCTGGTGGCCAGTGGACTGTTCCAGGCGGTCTTTGCGCTGGCCTTCGCCTACTGGGCGGACGTCTATCATCCCATCAAGTGGCTGGTGGGAACGCTGATGCTGCAGGCAGTCACCTGTGTGGTCGCTGTGATTCCCTCCATCATGAACTT TGCCGATGGCAGCAAGGCGAAGGATGCTCTGCTGGATGCCAATATGTGCGCCACATCCTTGGCACAGTTCCAGAAACTCACACTCACCGAGGCCCAGAGCAGCAGCCTCACCCTCGCGATGCTCTTCGTCCTTCAGCTGGCCCTGGGAATGGGAGGACTAGCCTACTATACGCTGGGGGTCAGCTACATCGACGACAACTCCCTGTCCCACGATAGTCCGGCGGTGATTGGTGCTGCTCTGGGTGCGCGCGTCTTTGGCCAGCAGGCGGGATCCTTCCTGGTGCTTGGAGTGGGCCTCACCCATGTGGGTTGGTGGCTCGGTTGGGTGGTACTGGCACCCCTCATTTTCGTGGGCGCTGTGCTCCTGGGACTGTTTCCCAAACGGCTGCCAAAGACGGTTATTCACCAGGCGGCCCAGAGGATCATCGAGCAGTCGACCATGCGCAACTTTGGCAGCCAGTTCTCAACCTACATGGATGACTCAGACTTCTGGCCATCGCTGAAGAGGCTCTTCAATAACCGCCTGCTGATGTTCAATCTGTTGAGCATCATGTGCGTGCAGAGTGCACTCGTGAACTACGGCCTCCAGGAGGAGAGCTATCTGCAGAGCAGGTTCTTCTTGCCCTACAACGAACAGGATGGCTTGGCGGCGGAGTGGAGATCGGCCTTCGTTTCCTACTTCCTCAAGCCGCCAGTAATGGCGGTGGGCATGCTGATTAGTGGCCTGATCATCTCGAAGGCTCAGTTATCCGCCCGCAAAATCACGGGTATCAACATAGGCCTCAGTATCCACCTGGTGGCGATTTTCGTCGGCCTGGTCTTTGTCCAGTGCGACGTGGGCGCCATTGCCGGTGTGGAGGGTGGTAAGCTGAAGCAGCCCTATTGCTCCAGCCAGTGCCTGTGCACGCCCACCGCCTtcatgcccgtctgtccggAGAACAGTGCCGTCACCTACTTCTCGCCCTGCTACGCGGGCTGCACCAAACAGACCACCATCAATAGCTTTGAGTTGTACGAgggctgcagctgcagcggggATCAGTCCCTGAATTCCACCGGTCAGATGAGGGCCACCGCGGGAGCTTGCAGCGCGGACAGCTGCCAGAGTGCCATCATCATCTTCCAAATCATGAGCATTTCGGTGGCCTTTCTGATGGGCATCGGGGCCGTTGGAAAGACGTTGATCACCCTGCGGGCTGTCCTGCCACAGGACAAGTCCTTGGCCCTGGCCTTTGAACTGATGATCGTGGGCCTCTTCGCCTATATTCCGGTGCATCTCAGCTACGACATTGTCACCC GTACGACCTGCGTTTACTGGGCGCCCAACTACGAGCGCTGTCTGCTGCGAGAAACGCCGAAGCACGGCAACATCCTGGACATTCTCACTGCCTCATTGATCCTGGCCAGTGTGCTTTTCGACATACTCGTCTACATATTCGCCAAAGGACTCAATCTCTACAACTGCAAGGTGACGGATAACAACTACACACCGTCTCTGTACGCCCCAATTCCGCATGAGGATACGACTACATCGCCCAGTGCTCCTCGTGGAGGAAGTCCagtgaccaccaccaccacctcctcgcCCATGCAACGCAGGGATGCCGCTCCAGAACCACGGATAGAGACGGCGGTATTCCGGAATCCCAGTTCGGTGACTACTTCGTCGGGTGGAGCACAGAGCATTGTGGAGCCCAGTGAGAGTGGAGTCACCTATGCACAAGTGGTCTTCCCACCAGACAGACGCAAGCCAACTGACGGTAGCACCAGTCCCAAGCGTTTGGCCGTCCCTGCAAACGTACCATTGCATCTGCTCTCCGAGTCCGACGTTCGCAGCCAGTTGGGCAACCTAAAGTCCTTCAATCCTCCCAAGCAGGAGGCGGACAGGGGTCAAGACACTGTAGACACCGACGATGTGGTGGTCACCCAACCGCAGGTTCAAGCTGTGCTTCCACAGGTGCAACGCCAGGCTCAAACGGAAGTCCCTCCAATCGCCACAGACTTCCACCCAAACCATGACAGTCCGAGGCCACAAAGCCCCGAAACGGACTTCTGA
- the LOC122616489 gene encoding uncharacterized protein LOC122616489, which translates to MAIKMNLFVVFLMMWCAYYFTEVYSLVEFSNVQCESLDKDIAVFENCFLKSVNRSYKYVSIKVKILYPITKVKVRFGVYKRLNGYRPFLYNMTFDACRFLKSSKPHPVVLYFYNFIKDYSNVNHTCPFNHDIVMELPYHSINNKVTKILPVPEGNYMIEAHWIAYDIDRAITKFYLNIKEDFN; encoded by the exons ATGGCAATCAAGATGAATTTGTTCGTCGTCTTTCTGATGATGTGGTGTGCATATTATTTCACAGAG GTTTATTCCTTAGTGGAATTTTCAAACGTGCAGTGCGAATCTCTGGATAAGGACATTGCGgtgtttgaaaattgttttctgaAATCCGTAAACCGATCTTACAAATATGTTTCCATTAAAGTTAAAATCCTATATCCCATAACCAAAGTTAAG GTGCGTTTTGGTGTCTATAAACGTTTAAATGGCTATAGGCCATTTCTCTACAATATGACTTTCGACGCGTGCCGATTTCTAAAATCGTCGAAACCCCATCCGGTTGTCctttatttttacaattttattaaagaTTATTCCAACGTGAACCACACGTGTCCCTTTAAC CATGATATTGTGATGGAGTTGCCGTATCATAGTATAAATAATAAGGTCACCAAAATACTGCCGGTTCCGGAGGGAAATTATATGATTGAAGCGCATTGGATAGCCTACGACATTGATCGAGCTATAACTAAGTTCTATCTTAATATAAAGgaagattttaattaa
- the LOC122620328 gene encoding solute carrier organic anion transporter family member 74D, translating to MTEVKRRGSNPPPGHYLCGMANWHPAWLQKYATTKMFMGVYGLLGTIQAMSYMYFIVTLTTLEKRFKIPSQTTGIILSGNEISQIMLSLILSYIGGQRNRPRWIAWGIVFCGLSCFILVLPHFIYGAGHEVLQFTKEYQESLLNGTSGSDHSFLNISSVKTERLCGVGKTEDDCDDIFSYVPLVLIFVSQFVLGVGNTMYYSLGQTYLDDNTKKTNTPLMLAVAMALRMIGPVVGFFFGFLSLNTFIDPTKTPLIDSKDPRWLGAWWLGWVILGTLMCLFSGLIGLFPKQLPKINAPRTNSHLPLALRQTKEELKREENLSLGSRFSSNAALDTIGAAAGANADLPKLKDFPRALMRLLRNKLLIFNILSAVFYILGASGFMTFLTKYMEVQFHKDAQSATIIVGPISIMGMVVGLIGSGIVLSKKKPSVSKVLMWNVIVGGISILGQISYAFLYCPNTFSMTHVGQLNLTSNCNMNCSCEGITYTPVCHEPTDTTYFSACHAGCRGYNATSKLYEDCSCVVNDAPPKGAAQRLLSLLQPTPEPELDATTYFDDDLSEVPLLDDNGDFDDQLLSRTRRSTPDSVLRPGICTKNCNWSFWAFSVTSMIVSWFGSSGRVGNVLVNYRAVAHEDKSFAQGLALMMISLLALIPGPIMFGRLIDSTCLVWTQTCNGNGNCQLYDQTRFRYSLNFLSCMLTFMGLLFDYLVWYYGRTLDIYGDKEAKEEERANRRDQPITPLLAKKSEQE from the exons ATGACGGAAGTGAAGCGTCGGGGCTCGAATCCCCCGCCCGGGCACTACTTGTGCGGCATGGCCAACTGGCATCCGGCCTGGCTGCAGAAGTACGCCACCACCAAGATGTTCATGGGCGTCTACGGGCTGCTCGGCACCATCCAGGCGATGTCCTACATGTACTTCATTGTCACCCTCACCACGCTGGAAAAGCGCTTCAAGATTCCCAGCCAGACGACAG GAATAATTCTGAGCGGCAATGAAATCTCGCAGATCATGCTCTCGCTCATCCTTTCCTATATCGGTGGTCAGCGGAATCGTCCCCGCTGGATCGCCTGGGGCATTGTCTTCTGCGGCCTGTCCTGCTTCATCCTCGTCCTGCCTCATTTCATCTACGGAGCTGGTCACGAGGTGCTGCAGTTCACCAAGGAGTACCAGGAGAGCCTGCTGAATGGCACTTCTGGCTCGGATCACTCCTTTCTG AATATCAGCTCTGTGAAGACCGAGCGACTCTGTGGAGTGGGCAAAACCGAGGATGACTGCGACGATATCTTCTCCTATGTGCCACTGGTGCTCATCTTCGTCTCGCAGTTTGTGCTGGGCGTGGGCAACACCATGTACTACTCCCTGGGACAGACCTACCTGGACGACAACACCAAGAAGACAAACACTCCCCTCATGCTGGCGGTGGCCATGGCACTCAGGATGATTGGCCCAGTCGTGGGATTCTTTTTCG GTTTCTTATCGCTTAACACCTTCATCGATCCGACCAAGACTCCTTTGATCGACAGCAAGGACCCTCGCTGGCTGGGAGCCTGGTGGCTAGGCTGGGTGATCCTGGGCACCCTCATGTGCCTCTTCTCGGGTCTTATCGGACTCTTCCCCAAGCAACTGCCCAAGATCAACGCACCGAGGACCAACTCCCACTTGCCGCTGGCACTGCGCCAGACGAAGGAGGAGCTCAAGCGGGAGGAGAACCTCTCCCTGGGCAGCCGCTTCTCCTCGAACGCCGCTCTGGATACCATTGGAGCAGCTGCGGGGGCCAATGCCGATCTGCCCAAGCTGAAGGACTTCCCCCGTGCCCTCATGAGACTGCTGCGCAACAAGCTGCTGATCTTCAACATCCTCTCTGCGGTATTCTATATCCTGGGAGCTTCGGGCTTCATGACCTTCCTCACCAAGTACATGGAGGTGCAGTTCCACAAGGATGCGCAGAGTGCCACCATT atCGTTGGTCCCATATCCATCATGGGCATGGTGGTGGGTCTGATTGGCTCGGGCATAGTGCTTTCCAAGAAGAAACCCAGCGTCAGCAAGGTGCTCATGTGGAACGTGATTGTTGGTGGGATCTCGATCTTGGGACAGATCTCGTACGCTTTCCTCTACTGCCCGAATACCTTTTCCATGACGCACGTGGGGCA GCTTAACCTGACGAGCAACTGCAACATGAACTGCTCCTGCGAAGGCATCACTTACACACCCGTCTGCCACGAGCCAACGGACACCACCTACTTCTCGGCCTGCCATGCGGGATGCCGGGGATACAATGCCACATCCAAGTTGTACGAGGACTGCAGTTGTGTGGTCAATGACGCGCCACCAAAAGGTGCTGCACAGCGTCTGCTGAGTCTGTTGCAACCCACTCCAGAACCCGAACTGGACGCCACCACGTACTTTGATGACGATCTGAGCGAAGTGCCATTGCTTGACGACAACGGGGACTTCGATGATCAACTGCTGTCCAGGACGAGGAGATCCACACCCGACTCGGTGCTCCGACCGGGCATTTGTACAAAGAACTGCAACTGGAGCTTCTGGGCCTTTTCCGTTACCTCGATGATCGTTAGCTGGTTCGGTTCCTCCGGTCGCGTGGGCAACGTCCTGGTCAACTATCGAGCCGTGGCCCACGAGGACAAGTCCTTCGCCCAGGGACTGGCCCTGATGATGATCAGCCTCCTGGCCCTGATACCGGGACCCATCATGTTCGGCCGCCTCATAGACTCCACGTGCCTCGTATGGACACAGAcctgcaatggcaatggcaactgcCAGCTGTACGACCAAACCCGCTTCCGTTACTCCCTCAACTTCTTGTCCTGCA TGCTCACCTTTATGGGACTCCTCTTCGATTACCTCGTGTGGTACTATGGACGCACTCTGGACATTTACGGCGACAAGGaggccaaggaggaggagcgtgCCAACCGAAGAGACCAGCCCATTACTCCGCTCCTGGCCAAGAAATCCGAACAGGAATAA